From Rhodospirillaceae bacterium, the proteins below share one genomic window:
- the aspS gene encoding aspartate--tRNA ligase: protein MNAYRTHTCEQLRKDNIGEEVTVSGWVHRKRDHGNLLFLDLRDHYGITQCVLESDSGVFPMVDKVSQESVVSVTGKVTERTAETINTGLPTGEVEVYISEFKVLSAADELPMPVFGEQDYPEDTRLRYRFLDLRRTTLHNNMMLRSRVMSSVRKSMEKLGFFEHQTPILTSSSPEGARDFLVPSRLNPGHFYALPQAPQIFKQLIMVAGFDRYFQIAPCFRDEDPRADRSPGEFYQLDVEMSFVEQEDVLSAIEPVSHALFADNSDKAVTPMPFPRLTFAETMLKYGTDKPDLRIDIEISEVGEVFAGSDFQVFSSVVEKGGVVRAIPAPGAASQPRSFFDKMNGWAQDEGAPGMGWISFTEEGEAKGPIAKRLGEERLGKLKELAGLSDGDGVFFASGPAGEAAALAGKARVHVGEKLDMVDDSRFEMVWVIDYPMYEWDEIEDRLDFSHNPFSMPQGGLTSLDNEDKLEILGYQYDLVCNGIELGSGAIRNHEPETMFKAFELVGYSRQEVETKFGGLLRAFHFGAPPHGGIALGLDRIVMLLLDEANIREVIMFPLNQQAQDPLLGAPSLIDDARYKELHLSFKAPKKIKS, encoded by the coding sequence ATGAACGCTTACCGAACACATACCTGCGAACAGCTGCGAAAAGACAACATCGGCGAGGAGGTCACCGTATCGGGGTGGGTGCATCGAAAACGCGATCACGGCAACCTGTTGTTCCTTGATCTGCGCGATCATTACGGCATCACCCAGTGCGTGCTGGAATCGGATTCGGGCGTCTTTCCCATGGTCGACAAGGTGTCCCAGGAAAGTGTCGTATCGGTCACCGGCAAGGTCACCGAAAGGACTGCCGAGACAATCAATACCGGCCTTCCGACCGGCGAGGTGGAAGTCTATATCAGTGAATTCAAGGTTCTCTCTGCGGCCGATGAATTACCCATGCCCGTCTTTGGCGAGCAGGATTATCCGGAAGATACCCGCCTTCGCTACCGTTTTCTGGACCTGCGCCGCACGACCCTGCACAACAACATGATGCTGCGTTCCAGGGTCATGTCATCTGTTCGCAAAAGCATGGAAAAGCTGGGCTTTTTCGAGCATCAAACACCAATCCTGACATCGTCCTCGCCGGAAGGTGCGCGCGACTTTCTGGTCCCCAGTCGCCTCAATCCGGGGCATTTCTACGCCCTGCCCCAGGCCCCGCAAATCTTTAAACAGCTGATTATGGTCGCTGGCTTCGATCGCTACTTCCAGATCGCACCCTGTTTTCGCGACGAAGACCCGCGCGCCGACCGCAGTCCCGGTGAGTTCTATCAGCTGGACGTAGAAATGTCGTTTGTCGAACAGGAAGATGTCTTAAGCGCCATCGAGCCTGTTAGTCATGCCCTGTTTGCCGACAATTCGGACAAGGCGGTAACCCCGATGCCGTTCCCGCGGCTGACATTCGCCGAAACCATGCTCAAATACGGCACCGATAAGCCGGATCTGCGAATCGACATCGAAATTTCGGAAGTCGGCGAGGTTTTTGCCGGTTCCGATTTTCAGGTGTTCTCATCGGTGGTCGAAAAAGGCGGCGTTGTGCGGGCCATTCCAGCCCCCGGTGCGGCGTCTCAACCGCGCAGCTTCTTCGACAAGATGAACGGCTGGGCCCAGGACGAGGGCGCACCCGGCATGGGCTGGATTTCCTTCACCGAAGAGGGCGAAGCAAAAGGGCCGATCGCCAAGCGCCTTGGTGAGGAACGTTTGGGTAAATTGAAAGAACTGGCGGGTTTAAGCGATGGCGACGGTGTTTTCTTCGCCAGCGGACCTGCTGGTGAGGCCGCCGCTCTGGCTGGCAAAGCCCGCGTCCACGTTGGCGAAAAACTGGACATGGTCGATGACAGTCGTTTCGAGATGGTCTGGGTCATCGATTACCCGATGTACGAATGGGACGAGATCGAAGACCGGCTCGATTTCTCACACAATCCGTTCTCAATGCCGCAGGGGGGTCTCACGTCCCTGGACAACGAGGACAAGCTGGAAATTCTCGGCTACCAGTATGATCTGGTCTGCAACGGTATCGAACTTGGCAGCGGCGCGATCCGTAACCACGAACCTGAAACCATGTTCAAGGCATTCGAGTTGGTCGGCTATTCGCGGCAGGAAGTGGAAACCAAATTCGGCGGCTTGCTCAGGGCCTTCCATTTTGGCGCACCGCCACATGGTGGCATCGCCCTTGGCCTGGATCGCATCGTCATGTTGCTTCTTGATGAAGCCAACATTCGTGAAGTCATTATGTTCCCGCTTAATCAGCAAGCCCAAGACCCCTTGCTTGGTGCCCCTTCATTGATAGATGATGCGCGCTATAAAGAACTGCACTTAAGTTTCAAGGCGCCAAAAAAGATTAAGTCATAA
- the ftsZ gene encoding cell division protein FtsZ, which translates to MTSASKDSDPTDPSPRIGIIGVGGAGGNAINNMIRADLAGVNYLAANTDAQALAASLASHSLQLGAGLTSGLGSGAQVEIGRAAAEESVEDIKKWVSQCDLLFIAAGMGGGTGTGAAPVIADIARDQQALSVGVVTLPFDFEGPQRMRTATQGMIELEKLVDTLIVIPNQNLFAIANASTTFANAFVMADEVLHDAIRGITDLIVLPGLINLDFADVRSVITKTGRAMMGTGEASGEGRAINAAEAAIANPLLDIVSIKGAEGLLINVTGGTDMTLFEIDEAANRIRSEVGGDSLIIFGSAFDPALDGKLRVSVVATGLQGPQSNSRPVSPEPEPEPEPEPTPEPQPEAFAPPAIEPAMAAVMEAVMEHASEEPEQETTVAPEAEGNSDSHPIPAPTVPRPENEPAAAAPAINETESPTPEPKPEPEEVPAMTDEPSKKEKTKFGWAGRIFRS; encoded by the coding sequence ATGACATCCGCTTCCAAAGATAGTGACCCAACCGACCCGAGCCCGCGCATTGGCATTATCGGTGTCGGCGGTGCTGGCGGCAACGCCATCAACAACATGATCCGGGCTGATCTGGCCGGGGTCAATTACCTTGCCGCCAATACGGACGCCCAGGCGTTGGCGGCTTCCCTTGCCAGTCATTCCCTGCAATTAGGGGCAGGACTGACCAGTGGCTTAGGCTCGGGCGCGCAAGTCGAAATCGGCCGTGCCGCAGCTGAGGAATCCGTCGAGGACATCAAAAAATGGGTCTCACAATGTGACCTGTTATTCATTGCCGCAGGCATGGGCGGCGGCACCGGAACCGGCGCCGCCCCGGTTATTGCCGACATCGCCCGCGACCAGCAAGCCTTGAGCGTTGGCGTTGTCACCCTGCCCTTTGACTTTGAAGGCCCACAGCGTATGCGGACCGCTACCCAAGGTATGATCGAGCTTGAAAAACTGGTCGACACCCTGATCGTGATCCCCAATCAGAACCTGTTTGCCATCGCCAATGCATCGACCACATTCGCGAACGCTTTCGTTATGGCCGACGAAGTTCTGCACGACGCCATTCGCGGCATTACCGACCTGATTGTCCTGCCCGGCCTGATTAATCTTGATTTTGCCGATGTCCGCTCTGTCATTACCAAGACCGGACGCGCCATGATGGGAACAGGCGAGGCATCAGGCGAAGGCCGCGCCATCAACGCAGCCGAGGCCGCCATTGCCAATCCGCTGCTCGATATCGTTTCCATCAAAGGAGCCGAAGGCCTTTTGATCAACGTGACCGGCGGCACCGATATGACGCTTTTTGAAATTGACGAGGCGGCGAACCGCATTCGCAGCGAAGTCGGCGGTGATAGCTTAATTATCTTCGGCAGCGCTTTCGACCCCGCCCTTGATGGCAAATTGCGGGTTTCCGTCGTCGCCACCGGACTTCAGGGGCCGCAAAGCAACAGTCGCCCGGTATCGCCCGAACCCGAACCCGAGCCTGAGCCCGAACCAACTCCGGAACCGCAGCCCGAAGCCTTCGCACCACCAGCCATCGAACCGGCCATGGCGGCAGTCATGGAAGCGGTCATGGAACACGCCAGTGAAGAGCCGGAACAGGAAACGACGGTCGCTCCTGAAGCTGAGGGGAATTCCGACTCTCATCCGATACCGGCACCGACCGTGCCGCGGCCCGAAAACGAACCTGCCGCCGCCGCACCCGCCATCAATGAGACGGAAAGCCCAACCCCGGAGCCAAAACCCGAACCTGAAGAAGTGCCCGCAATGACAGACGAGCCTTCTAAAAAGGAAAAAACCAAATTCGGCTGGGCCGGAAGAATCTTCCGCTCTTAA